The proteins below come from a single Streptomyces tubercidicus genomic window:
- a CDS encoding glycosyltransferase family 4 protein produces the protein MTRTGAPAAERVVHFILPGDLDDPAAPSGGNTYDRRVCRDLPAEGWQVRPYPLPGSWPRPDAAARTELARRLAALPDGAVVLLDGLVACGVPELLAPEAARLRIVVLVHLPLGDETGLDPAPAAELDAREHRTLHTAAAVVATSDWAAGRLITHHGLPAARVHAVRPGADPAPLAPGTDGATGLLCVAAVTPRKGQHRLIEALATVTDLPWRCACVGALGRDPGYVAQLRSTVATFGLDDRITFTGPRAGADLEACYAAADLLLLTSYAETYGMVVTEALARGIPVLATAVDGVPEAVGQAPDGSVPGLLVPSGRSAALADALRGWLGDPQLRDRVRSSARGRRAMLEGWEMTSHSLAGVLERVRHQPRSAP, from the coding sequence CCGTACCGGCGCCCCCGCGGCGGAGCGGGTGGTGCACTTCATCCTGCCCGGCGACCTGGACGACCCGGCGGCACCCAGCGGCGGCAACACCTACGACCGCCGGGTGTGCCGCGATCTCCCTGCCGAGGGCTGGCAGGTCCGCCCGTACCCGCTGCCCGGCAGCTGGCCGCGGCCGGACGCCGCCGCCCGCACGGAGCTGGCGCGGCGGCTGGCGGCGCTGCCGGACGGCGCGGTGGTCCTCCTCGACGGCCTGGTGGCCTGCGGCGTCCCCGAGCTCCTCGCCCCCGAGGCGGCACGGCTGCGGATCGTCGTCCTGGTCCATCTCCCGCTCGGCGACGAAACCGGCCTCGACCCCGCGCCGGCCGCGGAGCTGGACGCCCGCGAACACCGCACGCTGCACACGGCGGCGGCCGTCGTGGCCACCAGTGACTGGGCCGCCGGCCGGCTCATCACACACCACGGACTGCCGGCCGCACGAGTCCACGCCGTCCGGCCCGGCGCCGACCCGGCGCCCCTCGCGCCCGGCACCGACGGCGCCACCGGACTGCTGTGCGTCGCCGCGGTCACCCCGCGCAAGGGACAGCACCGCCTGATCGAGGCGCTGGCGACCGTCACCGATCTGCCGTGGCGCTGCGCCTGCGTCGGCGCGCTCGGCCGCGACCCCGGGTACGTCGCCCAACTCCGCAGTACGGTGGCCACGTTCGGCCTCGATGACCGGATCACCTTCACCGGGCCACGGGCGGGCGCCGACCTGGAGGCTTGCTATGCCGCCGCCGACCTGCTGCTGCTCACCTCGTACGCCGAGACGTACGGCATGGTCGTCACCGAGGCGCTGGCGCGCGGGATTCCCGTGCTGGCGACGGCGGTGGACGGTGTACCGGAAGCCGTCGGGCAGGCCCCCGACGGCAGTGTGCCCGGCCTGCTCGTACCGTCCGGCCGGTCCGCGGCGCTCGCCGACGCGCTGCGCGGCTGGCTCGGCGATCCACAACTGCGGGACCGGGTCAGAAGTTCGGCGCGCGGACGGCGTGCCATGCTGGAGGGGTGGGAGATGACGTCGCACAGTCTGGCCGGAGTGCTGGAACGGGTTCGGCACCAGCCCCGGAGCGCGCCATGA
- a CDS encoding class I SAM-dependent methyltransferase, translated as MSAPERPRFAPRWLELRERADAAARAPELLRPLQAWLAKRHAPEGPPGSLVIRDLGCGIGSMGRWLAVRLPGPQQWVLHDLDPALLALAGARMPVTAADGTPVDATTARGDLADLTADDLAGSSLVTASALLDLLTREEVEDLAAACVGAGSPALFALSVAGRVELTPADPFDAEIADAFNDHQRRTDQGRALLGPDAIAAAVAAFERRGATVQVQSSPWRLGCAESALIAEWLRGWVGAAHAQRPELAPEAVAYLRRRLEECAAGDLTVAVYHTDLLALPPQPSGSE; from the coding sequence ATGAGCGCGCCCGAGAGGCCCCGATTCGCCCCGCGGTGGCTGGAGTTGCGGGAGCGCGCCGATGCCGCTGCTCGCGCCCCTGAGCTGCTGCGTCCGCTACAGGCGTGGCTGGCGAAGCGGCACGCCCCGGAGGGCCCGCCCGGCAGCCTGGTGATCCGCGATCTCGGCTGTGGCATCGGCTCGATGGGACGCTGGCTCGCCGTCCGGCTGCCCGGTCCGCAGCAGTGGGTCCTGCACGACCTGGACCCCGCGCTGCTCGCCCTCGCCGGTGCGCGGATGCCGGTAACGGCCGCCGACGGTACGCCCGTTGACGCCACGACCGCACGCGGCGATCTGGCCGACCTCACCGCCGACGACCTCGCGGGCAGCTCTCTGGTCACCGCCTCCGCGCTGCTGGATCTGCTCACCCGCGAGGAGGTGGAAGACCTCGCCGCGGCCTGTGTGGGCGCGGGCAGCCCGGCGCTGTTCGCCCTCTCCGTCGCCGGACGGGTCGAGCTGACCCCGGCTGACCCGTTCGACGCCGAGATCGCCGATGCCTTCAACGACCATCAGCGCCGCACGGACCAGGGCCGCGCCCTGCTCGGTCCGGACGCGATCGCGGCGGCGGTCGCGGCCTTCGAACGGCGAGGGGCGACGGTGCAGGTGCAGTCCAGCCCCTGGCGGCTCGGCTGCGCCGAATCCGCGCTGATCGCCGAATGGCTTCGCGGCTGGGTCGGTGCCGCGCACGCCCAGCGGCCGGAGCTGGCGCCCGAGGCCGTCGCCTATCTCCGCCGGAGGCTGGAGGAGTGCGCGGCGGGGGACCTGACCGTCGCGGTGTACCACACCGATCTGCTGGCGCTGCCCCCGCAGCCGTCCGGGAGCGAGTGA
- a CDS encoding lysylphosphatidylglycerol synthase transmembrane domain-containing protein, with product MKSRWAAWLRMLAGLAILVALVWHLGSQAFLDGLRRIDAVTLLAALAIGVLTTVFSAWRWSLVARGLGLRLPLGRAVADYYRALFLNAALPGGVLGDVHRAVDHGRTSGNLGRGVRAVALERTAGQVVLLVTGAVVLLVRPSPVLAPVARFVASPAVALTVAAAGLLVCGAAVRLRRRRGASRGERALRTVLAEARQGLLARGVWPGVALSSVAVLAGYLGMFVLAARVAGVTAPTAELVPLVVLALLAMALPLNVGGWGPREGVAAWAFGAAGLGAAQGLTTAVIYGVLAFAASLPGAAVLLGPALRRAAPLPAAQPEASGAVARPVEELPRTGTTGMPRQRGAEVPSAMAGGARYRTARAHRERSDPPWSAGPH from the coding sequence ATGAAGTCCCGCTGGGCCGCATGGCTGAGGATGCTCGCGGGGCTGGCGATCCTGGTGGCGCTGGTGTGGCATCTGGGCTCGCAGGCGTTCCTGGACGGGCTGCGCCGGATCGACGCCGTCACCCTGCTGGCCGCGCTCGCTATCGGCGTGCTGACCACGGTGTTCAGCGCCTGGCGGTGGTCTCTGGTGGCCCGCGGCCTCGGTCTGCGGCTGCCACTCGGCCGTGCCGTCGCCGACTACTACCGGGCGCTGTTCCTCAACGCGGCGCTGCCCGGTGGGGTGCTGGGCGATGTGCACCGCGCCGTGGACCACGGCCGCACCTCCGGCAACCTCGGCCGGGGCGTGCGCGCGGTGGCCCTGGAACGGACCGCCGGCCAGGTCGTGCTGCTCGTCACCGGCGCGGTGGTGCTGCTCGTCCGGCCGTCGCCGGTCCTGGCGCCGGTCGCCCGCTTCGTGGCCTCGCCCGCCGTGGCGCTGACCGTGGCCGCGGCGGGCCTGCTGGTGTGCGGCGCCGCCGTCCGGCTGCGCCGTCGCCGGGGTGCCTCCCGCGGTGAACGGGCCCTGCGCACCGTACTGGCCGAGGCACGCCAGGGCCTGCTGGCCCGCGGCGTCTGGCCCGGCGTCGCGCTCTCGTCGGTGGCGGTCCTGGCGGGCTACCTCGGGATGTTCGTCCTGGCCGCCCGGGTCGCGGGCGTCACCGCACCGACCGCCGAACTCGTGCCGCTGGTGGTGCTGGCGCTGCTCGCGATGGCGCTGCCGCTGAACGTGGGCGGCTGGGGTCCCCGGGAAGGCGTCGCCGCCTGGGCCTTCGGGGCCGCCGGACTGGGCGCGGCACAGGGACTCACCACCGCGGTGATCTACGGCGTGCTCGCCTTCGCCGCCAGTCTCCCGGGGGCCGCGGTGCTGCTGGGGCCTGCACTACGGCGGGCCGCTCCGCTCCCCGCCGCCCAGCCGGAGGCGTCCGGTGCCGTAGCTCGCCCGGTGGAGGAGCTTCCCCGCACCGGCACTACGGGGATGCCCCGGCAACGCGGTGCGGAGGTCCCGTCGGCGATGGCCGGGGGAGCGCGGTACCGGACGGCGCGGGCCCACCGGGAGCGGAGCGATCCGCCCTGGTCCGCAGGCCCGCACTGA
- a CDS encoding RibD family protein: MTELLDAAAAWDRLRRIRTADDALAAGLVTDGDGALRWGRPATPEAAELADRYLPLCLAGPRIAFAQLGQSLDGFIATRTGDADYVTGAEDRCHLHRLRALSDAVLVGAGTAVADDPRLTVRACAGDNPVRVVLDPRGRVPRGSGVFTDGAAPTLWVVGPDAAPMARDTGAEVLILPDAAAFAPERLLTALARRGLGRVLIEGGGVTVSRFLRERALHRLYVTVAPVLLGDGIPGLRFPGTPVMREALRPPLRRALLGQDTLFEFTLEPDAEPSGGQADGT, encoded by the coding sequence ATGACTGAGCTGCTCGACGCGGCGGCCGCCTGGGACCGGCTGCGGCGTATCCGTACGGCGGACGACGCGCTCGCCGCCGGGCTGGTGACGGACGGGGACGGCGCACTGCGCTGGGGACGGCCCGCCACCCCCGAGGCGGCGGAGCTCGCCGACCGCTATCTGCCGCTCTGCCTGGCCGGTCCACGGATCGCGTTCGCCCAGCTAGGGCAGAGCCTGGACGGCTTCATCGCGACCCGTACCGGCGATGCCGACTATGTCACCGGCGCGGAGGACCGCTGCCATCTGCACCGGCTGCGCGCCCTGTCCGATGCGGTGCTCGTCGGGGCCGGAACCGCCGTGGCGGACGATCCGCGGCTGACCGTACGCGCCTGTGCGGGCGACAACCCGGTGCGGGTGGTGCTCGATCCACGGGGCCGGGTGCCGCGCGGCAGCGGGGTGTTCACGGACGGTGCGGCGCCGACGCTGTGGGTGGTGGGGCCGGATGCCGCCCCGATGGCCCGGGACACCGGGGCCGAGGTTCTGATACTGCCGGACGCGGCCGCGTTCGCCCCGGAGCGGCTGCTGACGGCGCTGGCGCGGCGCGGGCTGGGCCGGGTGCTGATCGAGGGCGGCGGGGTCACCGTCTCGCGGTTTCTGCGGGAGCGGGCGCTGCACCGGCTGTATGTCACCGTCGCCCCGGTTCTGCTCGGCGACGGCATCCCCGGCCTTCGTTTTCCCGGCACACCGGTGATGCGGGAAGCGCTCCGGCCGCCGCTGCGCCGCGCTCTGCTCGGCCAGGACACGCTCTTCGAGTTCACGCTGGAGCCGGATGCTGAGCCTTCCGGCGGGCAAGCGGACGGGACCTGA
- a CDS encoding creatininase family protein, which produces MTASGHPTSAPGPLPADTTEDVRARRPVMAVLPIGSFEQHGAFLPLTTDTVIACTIAREVAEGRPVQVLPPLTVSCSQEHAAWPGTVSISARTLHAVVTDIADSLHRSGIDTLILVNGHGGNYVLRNVVQESAGRGVRMALFPGSADWDAARTRAGVETPSHTDMHAGEVETSILLHSHPELVKEGYESADCVADGRKHLLTLGMSAYTESGVIGRPSLASARKGQELLAGLAEAFGEYLALFGDQGQDQDAADD; this is translated from the coding sequence ATGACCGCTTCGGGACATCCGACTTCGGCCCCCGGCCCGCTGCCGGCGGACACCACGGAGGACGTACGGGCACGGCGGCCGGTGATGGCCGTGCTGCCCATCGGCAGCTTCGAACAGCACGGTGCCTTCCTGCCGTTGACCACCGATACCGTGATCGCCTGCACCATCGCCCGGGAAGTGGCCGAAGGCCGTCCGGTCCAGGTGCTGCCGCCGCTGACGGTGTCCTGTTCGCAGGAGCACGCCGCCTGGCCGGGGACCGTCAGCATTTCCGCCCGCACCCTGCACGCGGTCGTCACGGACATCGCCGACTCGCTCCATCGGTCCGGTATCGACACCCTGATTCTTGTCAACGGACACGGCGGAAATTACGTCCTGCGCAATGTCGTTCAGGAATCCGCGGGGCGTGGTGTGCGGATGGCACTGTTCCCCGGTTCGGCCGACTGGGACGCGGCGCGCACCCGGGCCGGGGTGGAGACACCCTCGCACACCGATATGCACGCAGGAGAGGTCGAGACGTCCATTCTGCTGCATTCCCATCCCGAATTGGTCAAGGAAGGCTATGAATCAGCTGATTGCGTCGCCGATGGCCGAAAGCACCTGCTGACGCTCGGCATGTCGGCCTATACCGAATCCGGCGTTATCGGGCGGCCCTCGCTGGCGTCCGCGCGGAAGGGACAGGAATTGCTGGCCGGACTGGCCGAGGCATTCGGTGAATATCTGGCGCTGTTCGGTGACCAGGGCCAGGACCAGGACGCGGCCGATGACTGA
- the ribA gene encoding GTP cyclohydrolase II — MDPEESAGPDLRVAIDDAFGQKPGVEQVVTVRLPTTYGEFLAVGYLDRRSGIEQVALVHGDVVGEPVLTRVHSECLTGDAFASTHCECGDQLSAALHAIVAAGRGILVYLQGHEGRGIGLLAKLRAMKLQEEGLDTVEANIALGLPVDAREYGVAAEILQDLGVRSVRLMSNNPRKREALLRHGIAVAEQVPLLMPPGVENIRYLRAKRERLDHDLPHLDSIPGLS; from the coding sequence ATGGACCCCGAGGAATCTGCCGGCCCCGACCTCCGTGTCGCAATCGATGATGCCTTCGGCCAAAAGCCGGGCGTGGAACAGGTGGTGACGGTCAGGCTGCCCACGACCTATGGTGAATTTCTCGCCGTAGGCTATCTGGACCGCCGTAGCGGAATCGAGCAAGTGGCCCTGGTGCACGGCGATGTCGTGGGGGAGCCGGTGCTGACCCGGGTGCATTCGGAATGCCTGACCGGGGATGCCTTCGCGTCCACCCACTGTGAATGCGGTGACCAATTGTCCGCGGCGCTGCATGCGATCGTGGCGGCCGGGCGCGGCATTCTCGTCTATCTCCAGGGCCATGAGGGCCGCGGTATCGGGCTGCTGGCCAAGCTCCGCGCGATGAAGCTGCAGGAGGAGGGGCTGGACACGGTCGAGGCGAATATCGCGCTCGGGCTGCCGGTCGATGCCCGGGAGTACGGCGTCGCCGCGGAGATTCTGCAGGATCTCGGCGTCCGGTCCGTGCGGCTGATGTCGAACAATCCGCGTAAGCGCGAGGCCCTGCTGCGGCACGGGATCGCCGTCGCCGAACAGGTCCCGCTGCTGATGCCGCCCGGTGTGGAGAACATCCGCTACCTGCGCGCCAAACGGGAGCGACTCGACCACGATCTGCCGCACTTGGACAGCATCCCCGGCCTGTCCTGA
- a CDS encoding CbtA family protein codes for MNSVTIRTLLVRGMLAGLASGVLALVVAYLLGEPKVDAAIAFEDAHSHEHGMEVVSRGVQSTAGLATGVLVYGVALGGIAALVFCFALGRIGRFGARTTAVLLSGAALVAVYLVPFLKYPANPPAVGDPDTIGTRTALFFLMMLLGILLAVAATILGRRLAPKLGNWYATVAAGGAFVVAIGLAYAFLPAYDNVPEGFPGTLLWQFRMSALAIQLVLWTAFGLLFGHLAERVVPARQEAPAAEAAPAVS; via the coding sequence ATGAACTCCGTCACCATCAGAACCCTTCTGGTGCGCGGGATGCTCGCCGGTCTCGCCTCCGGTGTCCTGGCCCTCGTCGTCGCCTATCTGCTGGGCGAACCGAAGGTGGATGCCGCCATCGCGTTCGAGGACGCACACAGCCACGAACACGGGATGGAGGTCGTCAGCCGCGGCGTGCAGTCCACGGCGGGGCTGGCGACCGGCGTACTGGTCTACGGCGTGGCACTCGGCGGGATCGCCGCACTGGTCTTCTGCTTCGCCCTGGGGCGGATCGGCCGGTTCGGTGCCCGCACCACGGCAGTGCTGCTCTCCGGCGCGGCGCTGGTGGCCGTCTACCTCGTACCGTTCCTCAAGTACCCGGCCAATCCGCCCGCCGTCGGTGACCCCGACACGATCGGCACCCGTACCGCCCTGTTCTTCCTGATGATGCTGCTCGGCATCCTGCTGGCCGTCGCCGCCACGATCCTCGGCCGGCGGCTGGCTCCGAAGCTGGGCAACTGGTACGCCACGGTGGCGGCCGGCGGCGCGTTCGTGGTCGCCATCGGCCTCGCCTATGCGTTCCTGCCGGCCTACGACAATGTGCCCGAGGGCTTCCCCGGCACGCTGCTCTGGCAGTTCCGGATGTCGGCGCTCGCCATCCAACTGGTGCTGTGGACCGCCTTCGGGCTGCTCTTCGGCCACCTCGCGGAGCGCGTCGTACCGGCGCGGCAGGAGGCCCCCGCGGCCGAGGCGGCACCCGCCGTCTCCTGA
- a CDS encoding CbtB domain-containing protein, which produces MAQTIAPPAAGAVTPAPIPLKAIAPWALFVGVLMLVLLYFIGAEQGATSLLSGTEVHEWVHDGRHLLGFPCH; this is translated from the coding sequence ATGGCTCAGACCATCGCACCCCCGGCCGCCGGCGCCGTCACCCCGGCCCCGATCCCCCTCAAGGCCATCGCACCGTGGGCGCTGTTCGTCGGCGTCCTGATGCTGGTTCTGCTCTACTTCATCGGCGCCGAGCAGGGTGCCACCTCGCTGCTCTCGGGCACGGAGGTCCATGAGTGGGTCCACGACGGGCGCCACCTTCTCGGCTTCCCCTGCCACTGA
- a CDS encoding histidine phosphatase family protein, with protein sequence MTTRVMLVSPAAGEAQREVRFDDDGPLSEAGLRRVRVAAGALPPADRAFASPSVRCRRTAEELGLSVLPAGELAGCAMGGWRGRTLAEVADAEPVAVSAWLSDPDFSGHGGESLRQLCDRIAGWLTRTAVDAGRVLAVVEPDVVRAAAVCALGVSPEAFWRLDVPPLTVTELSGRGGRWNLGLGRELGRG encoded by the coding sequence ATGACAACGCGGGTGATGTTGGTCTCACCGGCCGCGGGCGAGGCTCAGCGCGAGGTGCGCTTCGATGACGACGGGCCGCTCAGCGAGGCCGGGCTGCGCCGCGTCCGGGTCGCCGCCGGAGCGCTGCCGCCCGCCGACCGCGCCTTCGCCTCACCCTCCGTCCGGTGCCGCCGCACGGCCGAGGAACTCGGACTGTCGGTGCTGCCCGCGGGGGAGCTGGCGGGCTGCGCGATGGGCGGCTGGCGTGGCCGGACCCTGGCCGAGGTGGCCGACGCCGAGCCGGTCGCGGTCTCGGCCTGGCTCTCGGACCCGGACTTCAGCGGGCACGGCGGGGAGTCGCTGCGGCAGCTGTGCGACCGGATCGCGGGCTGGCTGACGCGGACGGCCGTGGACGCGGGCCGGGTGCTGGCCGTCGTCGAGCCGGATGTCGTACGCGCCGCGGCGGTGTGCGCCCTGGGGGTCTCTCCGGAGGCGTTCTGGCGGCTGGATGTGCCGCCGCTGACCGTGACCGAGCTGAGCGGCCGCGGCGGGCGCTGGAACCTGGGGCTGGGGCGGGAGCTGGGGCGCGGGTGA
- a CDS encoding SPW repeat protein encodes MADVSHHRGDLAGHPDASEMQARYERVLGGRDVVLVDGPVLLVGLYCAVSPWILHFSGAQPSLVAHNLILGIAIALMAVGFTVAPDRMYGLSGAMCAIGVWLIISPWIVGSSPDAGVIWNNVVIGVLTFLLGAMCVAAASKSRRAT; translated from the coding sequence ATGGCCGACGTCTCACACCACAGGGGAGATCTCGCAGGTCACCCCGATGCTTCTGAGATGCAGGCACGGTATGAGCGGGTGCTCGGCGGGCGGGATGTCGTACTCGTCGACGGGCCGGTGCTCCTGGTCGGCCTGTATTGCGCCGTCTCACCGTGGATTCTCCACTTCTCCGGCGCACAGCCGTCGCTGGTGGCGCACAACCTCATTCTAGGTATCGCGATCGCCCTGATGGCGGTCGGATTCACCGTGGCGCCGGACCGGATGTACGGCCTGAGCGGTGCGATGTGTGCGATCGGTGTGTGGCTGATCATCTCGCCGTGGATCGTGGGCAGCTCTCCCGATGCCGGCGTGATCTGGAACAACGTCGTCATCGGCGTCCTGACCTTCCTGCTCGGTGCCATGTGTGTCGCCGCGGCGTCGAAGAGCCGCCGCGCCACTTGA
- a CDS encoding alkyl/aryl-sulfatase, producing MTAVPVDDHEDFADADRGFIAALDPPQVTADDGRVIWDAEGYAFLAGNCPDTAHEGLWRQGRLVSRQGLYEVTDGIYQARGLDLSHMTLVEGDHGVIVIDPLLSAETAAAALELYRKYRGDRPVTGLIYTHSHGAHFGGGYGVLPPGHHPVPVLAPAGFLEHAVSEGVYARTAMARRAVYMYGAEIPKGPDGQIGCGLGAARSTGTMTLIPPTVDITRTGQEEIVDGIRLVFQLTPGTEAPAEMNFCFPAHQALCLAENATHTMHSVLPLRGGAVRDARAWSHYLGEALVLFGDEAEVAFASHHWPTWGKDRVKSLLADQRDLYAYLHDQTLRLLNEGLSGAEIAEELRLPPGLERSWAQHGYYGSLSDNVKAVYQRYLGWFDGNPAHLWEHPPAEQARRYVDTMGGIEATVDAGKRYAADGDLRFAATLLNHAVFAAPQNLRARRELALVYERLGYGCENGTWRNFYLTGAMELRGSLAEAPDTVHPDLAMALPVDLLIDSLAIRIDGPRAWSTALALDLYLPDEDRTWQLTLSHGALTYVSAPGAPTPSGERTPDLTLTLTKPQLLGLLTGSGPGDAAQHGEPGALHEFLGLLSTPRPTFPVVTP from the coding sequence GTGACCGCTGTACCCGTGGATGACCACGAAGACTTCGCCGATGCCGACCGTGGCTTCATCGCCGCGCTCGATCCGCCGCAGGTCACAGCGGACGACGGCCGGGTCATCTGGGACGCCGAGGGCTATGCCTTCCTGGCCGGAAACTGCCCCGACACCGCGCACGAGGGTCTGTGGCGGCAGGGCCGGCTGGTGAGCCGGCAGGGCCTGTACGAGGTCACCGACGGTATCTACCAGGCGCGTGGTCTGGACCTCTCCCATATGACGCTGGTCGAAGGCGACCACGGCGTCATCGTGATCGACCCGCTGCTCTCCGCCGAGACCGCCGCCGCGGCCCTGGAGCTCTACCGCAAGTACCGCGGCGACCGGCCCGTCACCGGCCTGATCTACACCCACTCGCACGGTGCGCACTTCGGCGGCGGATACGGCGTACTGCCGCCCGGCCACCACCCCGTGCCGGTGCTCGCACCGGCCGGTTTCCTGGAGCATGCGGTCAGTGAGGGCGTCTACGCCCGTACGGCGATGGCCCGCCGTGCCGTCTACATGTACGGGGCGGAGATCCCCAAGGGGCCGGACGGCCAGATCGGCTGCGGCCTGGGCGCCGCCCGCTCCACCGGCACCATGACCCTCATCCCGCCGACCGTCGACATCACCCGCACCGGCCAGGAGGAGATCGTCGACGGCATACGCCTCGTCTTCCAGCTCACCCCGGGCACCGAGGCACCCGCGGAGATGAACTTCTGCTTCCCGGCGCACCAGGCCCTCTGCCTGGCCGAGAACGCCACCCACACCATGCACAGTGTCCTGCCCCTGCGCGGCGGTGCCGTCCGCGACGCCCGCGCCTGGTCCCACTACCTGGGCGAGGCGCTCGTCCTCTTCGGCGACGAGGCCGAGGTCGCCTTCGCCTCCCACCACTGGCCGACCTGGGGCAAGGACCGCGTCAAGAGCCTGCTGGCCGACCAGCGTGATCTCTACGCCTACCTGCACGACCAGACGCTCCGGCTGCTCAACGAGGGGCTCTCCGGCGCCGAGATCGCCGAGGAGCTGCGGCTGCCGCCCGGCCTGGAGCGGAGCTGGGCGCAGCACGGCTACTACGGCTCGCTCAGCGACAACGTCAAGGCGGTCTACCAGCGTTACCTGGGATGGTTCGACGGCAACCCGGCCCATCTGTGGGAGCATCCGCCGGCCGAACAGGCCCGGCGCTATGTGGACACCATGGGCGGCATCGAGGCGACGGTGGACGCGGGCAAGCGCTACGCCGCCGACGGCGATCTGCGGTTCGCCGCCACCCTCCTCAACCACGCCGTCTTCGCCGCCCCGCAGAACCTCCGCGCCCGCCGCGAACTGGCCCTCGTCTACGAACGGCTGGGCTACGGCTGCGAGAACGGCACCTGGCGCAACTTCTACCTCACCGGCGCCATGGAACTGCGCGGCAGCCTCGCCGAGGCACCGGACACCGTCCACCCCGACCTCGCGATGGCCTTGCCCGTGGACCTGCTCATCGACTCGCTCGCCATCCGGATCGACGGCCCCCGGGCCTGGTCCACCGCGCTCGCCCTGGACCTCTACCTCCCCGACGAGGACCGCACCTGGCAGCTGACGCTCTCCCACGGGGCCCTCACCTACGTCAGTGCGCCCGGTGCCCCCACCCCGTCCGGCGAACGCACCCCGGATCTCACCCTCACCCTCACCAAGCCCCAACTGCTCGGCCTGCTCACCGGCAGCGGACCGGGAGACGCCGCCCAGCACGGCGAACCGGGCGCCCTGCACGAGTTCCTGGGCCTGCTCAGCACACCGCGTCCCACCTTCCCCGTCGTCACGCCCTGA